Proteins from a genomic interval of Oncorhynchus kisutch isolate 150728-3 linkage group LG28, Okis_V2, whole genome shotgun sequence:
- the LOC116358111 gene encoding uncharacterized protein LOC116358111: MPPLPLDERIVVIQRPKNLALPGSSPQPHSHITAHSNKLLSRPSHPHPPQSYPNPPSSNSLSLECKRRSSSHLQKTKVDKAIVSEDTRHTPSHCHSNGTVTLGPSPHQHTHTIDIKLSVNKGTKGGGHSNTLVRSGSVKGSKKRVSLRLDPGYGEKNTGGTSGKPGGAVQQLQNHPQNQRQASPGSHHQNNLSVSPGGVLEFVPSQRQQSKSRREKVQNVSSKVCSASFPPRGAREVPYVGNKENSKLGPVHQNPNPHSLPGHHNSVPVPHAAVLNSHYPVPPPSHHPRAPTSFQQPLNQSRPARGRDHRPQILHGLPLSPCSSRGGFPSPDHTCTIDFSHPFSCGCWKLVRCRGARGRSAGCQRGGGSPSSSFSCGHGHGVVGVNHRGGAAMGLRTLGGCLSTASTTNTSSSNSTVSDCRTGLLRPLRCASCSGEAGAFESPAAFRKKLVGGCLPCTPLSSSAPLRALQSCVSGCNPKASQAGSSTCSYCSSDPIVVTFNPRRGGKPPGMGRGVGAGPPMGVFPADDDDYSVRTIWPEELSKKMTGSKTQQNQQSCAGMGMGVGKTSVGQNQNSSNGTSPVTLDCRNLLEFTRNQITDHAGRRRLQQGKMAVLDFIGSGPGRDPDQDSLKRLWNKGGESGKVDGMGQEGNITYPRTPSPRTPSPQSPPSFSPPPSAPNTLLKPKSRQRDADGRHSLPSAQSLHLVLNSLNREQDEESGRVHLTLPLSSSLPASLSDENGMTPDVENAVVSPILPFLFLGNERDAQDLDLLLRLNIGYVVNVTTHLPLYHLGSGLVRYKRLPATDNSKQNLRQYFEEVFEFIEEAHQSGRGVLIHCQAGVSRSATIVIAYLMKHTLMTMTDAYKYVRGRRPVVSPNLNFMGQLLEFERDLNSGVTPRILTPKLSGLETQV, translated from the exons ATGCCTCCACTCCCTCTTGACGAGCGCATAGTGGTTATTCAGCGCCCTAAAAACTTGGCCCTACCTGGGTCCTCCCCACAGCCCCACTCCCATATAACAGCCCATAGCAACAAACTTCTCTCCCGCCCTTCTCATCCCCACCCTCCTCAGTCCTACCCCAATCCTCCCTCCTCGAACTCACTGTCTTTGGAATGCAAGCGCAGATCATCATCCCATCTGCAGAAAACCAAGGTCGACAAGGCCATTGTCTCAGAGGATACCAGACACACCCCTAGCCACTGTCACAGCAACGGGACAGTGACTCTTGGCCCTAgtccacaccaacacacacatacgatCGACATCAAGTTATCTGTGAACAAAGGAACAAAAGGAGGGGGGCACAGCAACACTTTAGTTCGCAGTGGGAGTGTGAAGGGGAGCAAAAAAAGGGTTTCGTTGCGCTTGGATCCAGGATACGGGGAGAAAAACACTGGAGGAACATCAGGGAAGCCTGGAGGAGCAGTGCAGCAACTCCAAAACCACCCACAGAACCAGAGACAAGCCTCACCAGGCAGTCACCATCAGAATAATCTGTCTGTGTCCCCGGGAGGAGTCTTAGAGTTTGTCCCATCTCAGAGACAGCAGTCCAAGTCCAGAAGAGAGAAGGTGCAGAACGTGTCCTCCAAAGTCTGCTCTGCCAGCTTCCCTCCCAGAGGTGCCCGGGAAGTGCCCTACGTGGGTAACAAAGAGAATTCCAAACTGGGACCTGTCCATCAAAACCCCAACCCCCACAGCCTGCCCGGCCACCACAACTCTGTCCCTGTGCCCCATGCCGCTGTTCTAAACTCCCACTACcctgtcccccctccctcccaccaccccCGTGCTCCTACCTCGTTTCAGCAACCCCTCAACCAGTCTCGTCCAGCCCGCGGCAGGGACCATCGTCCTCAGATCCTCCACGGcctacccctctccccctgttcctccCGTGGAGGTTTCCCCAGCCCAGACCACACCTGTACCATTGACTTCTCCCATCCCTTCAGCTGTGGCTGCTGGAAGCTGGTCCGCTGCAGGGGGGCCAGGGGACGTTCTGCTGGCTGCCAGAGGGGTGGGGGGAGTccgtcctcctctttctcctgtggCCACGGCCACGGGGTTGTAGGTGTGAACCACAGAGGGGGCGCAGCAATGGGATTAAGAACTCTTGGGGGATGTTTGTCCACAgcctccaccaccaacacctcATCCTCCAACAGCACTGTGTCGGACTGCCGCACGGGCTTGCTCAGACCCCTGCGATGTGCCTCCTGCTCCGGGGAGGCTGGCGCCTTTGAGAGTCCTGCTGCATTCCGCAAAAAACTGGTGGGGGGATGCCTGCCCTGTACCCCACTATCGTCCTCAGCCCCGCTGCGAGCCTTACAGAGTTGTGTGAGTGGCTGCAACCCCAAAGCCAGTCAGGCCGGCAGCTCTACCTGCAGCTATTGTAGCAGCGACCCTATAGTTGTCACCTTCAACCCCCGTCGGGGCGGCAAGCCCCCTGGTATGGGCAGGGGTGTAGGGGCAGGGCCCCCCATGGGAGTATTCCCcgctgatgatgatgattacaGCGTGCGCACAATCTGGCCTGAGGAGCTGTCGAAAAAGATGACCGGGTCTAAAACCCAACAGAACCAGCAGAGCTGTGCAGGGATGGGGATGGGAGTGGGGAAGACAAGTGTGGGTCAGAACCAAAACAGCAGCAACGGAACCAGCCCTGTCACCCTGGACTGTAGGAACCTATTGGAGTTCACCCGGAATCAGATAACAGACCACGCTGGCCGACGCCGGCTTCAGCAGGGCAAGATGGCCGTCCTAGATTTTATTGGGTCTGGGCCTGGGCGAGATCCAGACCAGGACTCCCTAAAGAGGCTCTGGAACAAAGGTGGGGAGTCAGGCAAGGTGGATGGCATGGGGCAGGAAGGCAATATTACATACCCTCGCACCCCTTCCCCCCGCACCCCCTCTCCCCAatcccctccctccttttcacCCCCACCGTCAGCTCCCAACACTCTCCTCAAacccaaatccagacagagaGATGCAGACGGACGCCATTCCCTCCCCTCCGCCCAGTCCCTTCACCTGGTCCTCAACTCACTCAACAGAGAGCAGGACGAAGAGAGCGGCAGAG TGCACCTCACTCTGCCGCTCTCCTCCTCGCTACCGGCTTCCCTGTCAGATGAGAATGGGATGACCCCTGATGTGGAGAATGCGGTGGTCAGCCCCATCCTACCCTTCCTCTTCCTGGGCAACGAGAGGGATGCCCAGGACCTGGACCTGCTGCTGCGACTCAACATCGGCTACGTGGTCAACGTCACCACACACCTGCCCCTCTACCACCTCGGCTCCGGCCTGGTACGCTACAAACGGCTACCGGCTACCGACAACAGCAAGCAGAACCTACGACAGTACTTTGAGGAGGTGTTTGAGTTCATCG AGGAGGCTCACCAGAGTGGGCGAGGAGTGTTGATTCACTGTCAAGCGGGCGTGTCCCGTTCGGCAACCATCGTCATCGCCTACCTGATGAAGCACACCCTTATGACCATGACTGATGCTTACAAGTATGTGCGTGGCCGTCGTCCTGTGGTGTCTCCCAACCTCAACTTCATGGGTCAGCTACTGGAGTTTGAGAGAGACCTCAACTCCGGGGTCACTCCTCGCATCCTGACCCCCAAACTCAGCGGCCTGGAGACCCAGGTCTGA